The following are encoded together in the Gopherus evgoodei ecotype Sinaloan lineage chromosome 17, rGopEvg1_v1.p, whole genome shotgun sequence genome:
- the LOC115636505 gene encoding pinopsin-like — protein MQVSNTSQAPVQHGTPSAFDGPQWPHLAPRSIYTSVAVLMGIVVFSASFVNGLVIVVSIRYKKLRSPLNYILVNLAVADLLVTFFGSTISFSNNINGFFVLGKRVCKFEGFMVSLTGIVGLWSLAILAFERYIVICKPMGDFRFHRKHAVMGCAFTWIWSLLWTTPPMLGWSSYVPEGLRTSCGPNWYTGGSNNNSYILTLFITCFIIPLSLILFSYTNLLMTLRTVAAQQKESETTQRAEREVTRMVIAMVIAFLICWLPYSTFAMVVATNNDIPIQPTLASLPSYFSKTATVYNPIIYIFMNKQFRDCLLKMMYCNRNASGMQETSPATLGAPKGISSALEGCRNKVTPS, from the exons ATGCAGGTTTCAAACACTTCTCAGGCTCCTGTGCAACATGGAACTCCCAGCGCCTTTGATGGTCCACAGTGGCCTCACCTGGCTCCCAGAAGCATCTACACATCGGTGGCTGTGCTCATGGGCATTGTAGTGTTTTCTGCCTCGTTTGTGAATGGTTTGGTCATTGTGGTTTCCATCAGGTACAAGAAACTCAGATCCCCACTGAACTACATCCTGGTGAATCTGGCTGTGGCTGATCTGCTGGTGACTTTCTTTGGAAGCACTATCAGTTTCTCAAATAATATCAATGGCTTCTTTGTGCTCGGCAAAAGGGTGTGCAAATTTGAAGGCTTCATGGTCTCTTTAACAG GCATTGTGGGGCTTTGGTCCTTGGCAATCCTGGCCTTTGAAAGGTACATCGTCATCTGCAAACCCATGGGAGATTTCCGATTTCACCGCAAACATGCAGTGATGGGCTGTGCATTCACCTGGATTTGGTCACTTCTCTGGACAACCCCACCAATGTTGGGCTGGAGCAGCTATGTGCCAGAAG GTCTGAGAACCTCCTGTGGTCCCAACTGGTACACCGGaggcagcaacaacaacagctaCATCTTGACTTTATTCATTACCTGTTTCATTATTCCTCTCAGTCTGATCCTCTTCTCCTACACAAATCTGCTGATGACACTACGAACT GTTGCAGCACAACAAAAAGAATCTGAGACGACTCAGCGAGCGGAGAGGGAGGTGACACGAATGGTGATTGCTATGGTGATAGCCTTTCTTATCTGCTGGCTGCCCTATTCCACCTTTGCCATGGTGGTTGCCACAAACAACGACATCCCCATCCAACCAACTCTAGCATCACTGCCTTCATACTTCTCCAAAACAGCCACAGTTTACAACCCGATTATCTACATCTTCATGAACAAACAG TTCCGGGACTGCCTGCTGAAAATGATGTACTGCAATCGTAACGCATCAGGGATGCAGGAAACCTCTCCTGCTACGCTTGGTGCCCCCAAAGGCATCTCATCAGCCTTGGAGGGATGCAGAAATAAGGTGACCCCATCGTAA